A single genomic interval of Nostoc sp. UHCC 0870 harbors:
- a CDS encoding YjcZ-like family protein, with protein MNTLIFTNNQFPSKLESELDRIPQLSERMLVDLVNGLYVANEQISFKANQNLLPRLLGFFDGSSQQREKIIEQNFYGSLNILSFWVKNLTIKGSFTNKALTIISNKLIETRQNLETISADNIELISSLEAVVNEKINILSSEIKEIKIRQRTQIRIDEVTQAWANNRYYIDYPPLIQAILAIDDLSRGDVGEFLYRDEQLYNLMLDKISNQLKACIGLSNSDFLPLVEWMSSFGIPKLPEDKEVVSYLIVRKNRKKMPHFIQEYINFEKTPDWFINSQDNGEIPVILHSRLLLECLASDISDN; from the coding sequence ATGAATACTTTAATATTTACTAATAACCAATTTCCTTCAAAATTAGAAAGTGAGCTAGATAGAATCCCTCAATTATCTGAGCGAATGTTAGTCGATTTAGTTAATGGACTATATGTAGCAAATGAACAAATAAGCTTTAAAGCTAACCAAAATCTTTTGCCTCGCTTACTAGGTTTTTTTGATGGCTCTAGTCAACAAAGAGAAAAAATTATTGAGCAAAATTTTTATGGTTCTCTTAATATATTAAGTTTTTGGGTAAAAAACCTTACGATTAAGGGAAGTTTCACTAATAAGGCACTTACTATTATTTCTAATAAATTAATAGAAACCAGACAGAATTTAGAAACAATTAGTGCTGATAACATTGAACTCATATCTTCTTTAGAAGCAGTTGTAAATGAAAAAATCAACATTTTATCTAGTGAAATCAAAGAAATAAAAATAAGACAACGCACTCAAATTCGTATTGACGAGGTTACACAAGCATGGGCAAATAATCGCTATTACATTGACTATCCACCTTTAATTCAAGCAATTTTAGCAATTGACGATCTTTCTCGTGGCGATGTAGGAGAATTTCTCTATCGTGATGAGCAATTATATAATCTAATGCTGGACAAAATTTCTAATCAGCTTAAAGCTTGTATTGGTCTATCAAATTCTGATTTCTTACCTTTGGTTGAGTGGATGTCTTCTTTTGGAATACCCAAATTACCTGAAGATAAAGAAGTAGTTTCTTATCTTATTGTAAGAAAAAATAGAAAAAAAATGCCGCATTTTATACAAGAATATATAAACTTTGAAAAAACTCCAGATTGGTTCATTAATAGTCAGGATAATGGAGAAATTCCTGTGATTCTACATAGTAGATTATTACTCGAATGTTTAGCCAGCGATATTAGTGATAATTAG
- a CDS encoding patatin-like phospholipase family protein has protein sequence MSESAIKIGMVFAGGGRRGAFQVGILKALSQIGIEPSVIAGTSIGALNGAVVASSSSMRDAVEKLESLWLGLNTSQVIQFEKQVLQQIIQFKNFGLFDSNRVEEIIKNTVDIDSLIARNSKEFYVGVYPTNDNTGITYFDNILQDLWRYLESKDKTIFLKINELEKQVAIKALMASAAFPIAFKSIKVGDNFFRDGGMGDRLKEQGNVPFEPLIKTKCTHCIIASAGDGSLWNRFDWKSNIIIYEIRPSKPLHNDRGVTSLFDFNPTETRLLIEQGLNDTLNFFNKQNDFIKAIQDSVYSEINLIESLKRLE, from the coding sequence ATGTCAGAAAGTGCAATAAAAATTGGTATGGTTTTTGCTGGCGGTGGTCGTCGAGGAGCTTTTCAAGTTGGTATTCTCAAAGCACTTTCTCAAATAGGAATTGAACCATCCGTAATTGCAGGAACAAGTATTGGCGCACTTAATGGTGCTGTTGTTGCATCTTCTAGTTCAATGCGAGATGCAGTAGAAAAACTGGAATCTCTCTGGCTTGGACTTAACACTTCTCAAGTAATTCAATTTGAGAAGCAAGTTCTTCAACAAATAATTCAATTTAAAAATTTCGGTCTATTTGATTCTAATAGAGTTGAAGAAATAATTAAAAATACTGTTGATATTGATTCATTGATAGCAAGGAATTCAAAAGAATTTTATGTTGGAGTTTATCCTACTAATGACAATACAGGTATCACATATTTTGATAATATTTTACAAGATTTATGGCGTTATTTAGAATCGAAAGATAAAACAATTTTTTTAAAAATTAATGAATTAGAAAAACAAGTTGCAATTAAAGCTTTAATGGCTAGTGCAGCTTTTCCTATTGCATTTAAGTCTATTAAAGTTGGGGATAATTTTTTTAGAGATGGTGGAATGGGAGATCGTTTGAAAGAACAGGGGAATGTTCCTTTTGAACCTTTAATTAAAACTAAATGTACTCATTGCATTATTGCTTCAGCAGGAGATGGTTCTCTTTGGAATAGATTTGACTGGAAAAGTAATATTATCATTTATGAAATTAGACCTTCAAAACCTCTTCATAATGACCGTGGAGTTACATCTCTATTTGATTTTAATCCAACTGAAACTCGTTTACTTATTGAACAAGGCTTGAATGATACTCTGAATTTTTTTAATAAACAAAATGATTTTATAAAAGCTATTCAAGACAGTGTATATAGTGAAATTAATTTAATTGAGAGCCTTAAGAGACTTGAATAA
- a CDS encoding DEAD/DEAH box helicase, protein MFEGLLAEASNWQKQQNSFDSTQQQLESLQQELTDLINRRSQVETRLTTYPTKDFYSRFYTELHSLQVELFEWSWQFQQQEARRRKDEVIASMRTYIAVMNGEWDAYRQLSLNWRNIYRDISLLFPVFLCTLHSIRNLLPYPDSGCIDQVIVDEAGQIPPHQVFPVLVRCNRALIVGDPLQLEPVVNLSDQKKEEYRSKSFLEQGLTDVDYDRYSPTASTAYHRAAGASGQIQDIGQGIILKYHYRCAPVIADFCDRLCNYGMIIKTEPKASRLGTNLIGCHVEGKLENNVNWAEVDAVEALIEELLAAGYCLNSPDSNNTIGVISPYRRQVNALTQRLQSRWTNFSDKSIGTVHTFQGGQKSVIIFSTRQCQPTDSLWFINRRPNLLNVAVSRARELFILVGNLERISEGGYTRELVEYIREVGEMR, encoded by the coding sequence GTGTTTGAGGGGCTACTAGCAGAAGCATCAAATTGGCAGAAGCAACAGAATAGTTTTGACAGCACACAACAGCAGTTAGAGTCATTACAGCAAGAACTCACAGACCTCATTAATCGGCGTTCTCAAGTTGAAACCAGACTTACAACTTATCCCACCAAAGATTTTTACAGTCGTTTCTACACCGAATTACACTCACTGCAAGTAGAGTTATTTGAGTGGTCTTGGCAATTTCAACAGCAGGAAGCACGACGGCGGAAAGATGAGGTGATAGCTTCCATGAGGACTTACATTGCTGTCATGAATGGCGAATGGGATGCTTACCGTCAGTTAAGTCTAAATTGGAGAAACATTTATCGGGATATCAGTCTGTTGTTTCCAGTATTCCTTTGCACTTTGCACTCCATCCGTAATTTGTTACCCTATCCCGATAGTGGCTGTATTGATCAAGTAATTGTAGATGAAGCAGGTCAGATTCCACCACATCAGGTTTTCCCTGTTTTAGTAAGGTGTAATCGGGCTTTGATTGTAGGCGATCCATTGCAATTAGAGCCAGTTGTTAATTTGAGCGACCAGAAGAAAGAGGAATATCGCAGCAAATCTTTTCTGGAACAAGGTCTAACGGATGTAGATTATGACCGCTACAGCCCTACTGCTTCCACTGCTTATCACCGAGCGGCTGGGGCATCAGGACAAATCCAAGATATTGGTCAGGGGATTATCCTGAAATACCATTACCGTTGCGCTCCGGTGATTGCTGATTTTTGCGATCGCTTGTGCAATTACGGCATGATCATCAAAACTGAGCCAAAAGCTTCTCGGTTGGGTACTAACCTGATTGGTTGCCATGTGGAAGGGAAACTGGAGAACAACGTTAATTGGGCAGAAGTTGATGCAGTAGAAGCGTTGATTGAGGAGTTGTTAGCGGCGGGTTATTGCTTAAATTCTCCTGACTCTAACAACACAATTGGCGTGATTTCACCTTACCGCCGTCAAGTAAATGCTCTGACCCAACGTTTACAATCTCGCTGGACTAATTTTTCAGATAAGAGCATTGGCACAGTTCACACATTTCAAGGGGGTCAGAAGTCAGTGATAATTTTCTCGACCCGCCAATGTCAACCAACAGATAGTCTCTGGTTTATTAATCGCAGACCTAATTTACTAAATGTGGCTGTGAGTAGAGCGCGAGAACTGTTTATCCTGGTGGGGAATTTGGAGCGGATTTCTGAAGGGGGTTATACGAGGGAGTTGGTGGAATATATTAGGGAAGTTGGGGAGATGCGGTAA
- a CDS encoding AAA domain-containing protein, with amino-acid sequence MSNAKVEADESTQPNIWDSLVNLVGDKLLIDESLFKNIKQQFKNSKNKGQTELPSIAVAFPQIYEIESNRRQFRPLFTINVSPIFEGNYRSSGWDLTQYEFQPVIPNLMQWYGLEEEAAESLVTREGLKVFLETTFNRPFKTLQDFMGLIELPPFPVRSKLLPYLLDFDYTAFNYHLKKDFQKISEQSYFQWARPGYPAYEYLFGQPKPPQHDVVFLGAFPNSLPDDYQAQALKHSQLNSITAVIGPPGNGKTTLLLHKIAQQVVSRAVELATTGRDRSNLTVVTSTNNFAVKNVEKILASNLTSDRFYLSGGSKDLVESQVLPSLQAALDWLTKETFNHDEWESAQQQLLAGVQQIETYKKQDEDNLQEKSADEQLLEELYRDIQSVESAMKTSLVKPSSLESSRDYSRFPLEAYQQIGQYLDSARRSLARVDYWQNKSKNDNWFVQLVQTIKRFWHSITKNSPHHILKRLHKQIEMPVLATLATPFPFSNPTNN; translated from the coding sequence TTGAGTAATGCCAAAGTAGAAGCTGACGAATCTACTCAACCCAACATCTGGGACTCTCTTGTAAATCTGGTAGGGGATAAATTATTAATAGACGAGTCTTTATTTAAAAACATCAAGCAACAGTTTAAAAATTCAAAGAACAAAGGGCAAACAGAATTACCATCAATTGCTGTAGCTTTCCCCCAGATTTATGAAATTGAAAGCAATCGCCGTCAATTTCGCCCGTTGTTCACCATCAACGTTTCTCCTATCTTTGAAGGCAATTATCGTAGTAGCGGATGGGATTTAACCCAGTACGAGTTTCAGCCTGTTATTCCCAATTTGATGCAGTGGTACGGGCTAGAGGAAGAAGCGGCTGAGTCTCTGGTGACAAGGGAGGGGTTGAAAGTTTTTCTCGAAACTACTTTCAATCGTCCCTTTAAGACGCTACAAGACTTTATGGGACTGATTGAATTACCACCCTTCCCCGTGCGGTCAAAACTTCTCCCCTATTTATTGGATTTTGACTACACTGCTTTTAATTACCACCTCAAAAAAGATTTTCAGAAAATCAGCGAACAGAGTTACTTTCAATGGGCAAGACCAGGATATCCAGCTTACGAATACCTGTTTGGACAACCAAAACCACCTCAGCATGATGTCGTTTTTCTAGGTGCTTTTCCCAACTCGCTACCCGATGACTATCAAGCACAAGCTCTTAAACATTCTCAGTTAAACTCTATTACTGCTGTGATTGGCCCACCAGGGAATGGTAAGACGACACTGTTGTTACATAAGATAGCGCAGCAAGTGGTAAGTCGAGCCGTGGAATTAGCAACAACTGGGAGAGATAGAAGTAACCTAACTGTGGTAACAAGCACTAACAATTTTGCTGTAAAGAACGTTGAGAAAATCTTAGCCAGTAACTTGACCTCTGACCGTTTCTACTTATCAGGAGGGTCTAAGGATTTAGTTGAGAGCCAAGTGTTACCTAGTTTGCAAGCTGCACTCGACTGGTTAACCAAAGAAACATTTAATCACGATGAATGGGAGTCAGCACAGCAACAATTATTAGCTGGTGTTCAACAAATAGAAACTTACAAAAAACAAGACGAGGATAATCTTCAAGAGAAAAGTGCTGATGAACAACTATTAGAGGAACTATACCGAGATATACAATCGGTTGAGTCAGCGATGAAGACCTCTCTTGTTAAGCCCTCATCATTAGAATCTTCACGCGACTACTCTAGGTTTCCGCTAGAAGCTTACCAGCAGATAGGACAATATCTTGATAGTGCTAGGCGTTCTTTGGCTAGAGTTGATTACTGGCAGAATAAGAGTAAAAATGACAACTGGTTTGTCCAGCTTGTGCAGACGATTAAACGATTCTGGCACTCGATAACCAAAAACAGCCCACATCATATTCTCAAACGCCTGCATAAACAAATAGAGATGCCTGTGTTAGCGACACTGGCCACCCCATTTCCTTTTTCAAATCCCACTAACAACTGA
- a CDS encoding ParA family protein: MSTSDKQCRIIALFNQAGGVAKSTLTQNLGYHLAKREHRVLLIDIDPQASLTKFMGLVPSQLQKTVADAIINEQPLPIHEGIHGMDLVPANRVLSGAEMQLVSAAMRDLRLKEAIEPIQDEYDFILIDCPPSLGLLSYISLVAATHVLVPVETHLKAFEGTDELLQTITHVKNKANRKIQIVGFVPTRYAQQNSADKRALAAIQEQLSAWGRIFPAIPRATAFVDATEERAPLAVFDPKHSVVPILEEIALALEAL; the protein is encoded by the coding sequence GTGTCAACTTCAGACAAGCAATGCCGCATTATAGCCCTGTTTAATCAGGCGGGTGGTGTCGCCAAATCGACACTGACCCAAAACCTGGGATACCACCTAGCAAAACGAGAACACCGCGTTCTCCTCATTGACATAGACCCCCAAGCATCCTTAACCAAATTCATGGGGCTAGTGCCATCTCAGTTACAAAAAACTGTTGCTGATGCCATTATCAACGAGCAGCCCTTACCGATTCATGAGGGCATTCACGGTATGGACTTAGTTCCAGCTAACCGAGTCTTGAGTGGAGCAGAAATGCAGTTAGTTAGTGCTGCCATGCGCGACTTACGCCTCAAGGAAGCCATTGAACCTATTCAGGATGAATACGACTTCATCCTGATAGACTGTCCGCCCAGCTTAGGATTACTTTCTTACATCTCCTTAGTCGCAGCCACACACGTACTCGTACCAGTTGAAACCCATCTCAAAGCCTTTGAGGGAACAGACGAACTCTTACAAACTATTACCCACGTTAAAAATAAAGCTAACCGCAAAATCCAAATAGTAGGGTTTGTTCCTACGCGGTATGCTCAACAGAACTCAGCCGATAAACGAGCATTGGCAGCAATCCAAGAACAACTTTCAGCTTGGGGTCGGATTTTCCCTGCTATTCCCAGAGCTACTGCTTTTGTTGATGCCACAGAAGAACGTGCGCCCCTAGCAGTATTTGACCCTAAACACTCTGTAGTCCCTATCCTTGAAGAAATAGCTTTAGCTTTGGAGGCTTTGTGA
- a CDS encoding DUF6883 domain-containing protein, which yields MKIPPDAIIADEKITRYLLVPREQDDKSKFLAQAGFTQDNPELLKAAIRQLADSTEAIQDRDNEYGVFYRVTGELIGLKGRNLAVITVWLQRAVDGKFQLITLKPNKESANEF from the coding sequence ATGAAAATTCCTCCTGATGCTATTATTGCTGACGAAAAAATCACCCGCTACTTATTAGTACCGAGAGAACAAGATGATAAATCAAAGTTTCTCGCCCAAGCTGGATTTACACAAGACAACCCAGAACTATTGAAAGCAGCAATTCGGCAACTGGCAGATTCAACAGAAGCAATACAAGATAGAGATAATGAATATGGGGTGTTCTATCGCGTCACTGGTGAATTAATCGGCTTAAAGGGGCGAAACCTAGCAGTGATTACAGTTTGGCTGCAAAGGGCTGTTGACGGCAAGTTTCAGTTGATCACCCTCAAACCTAACAAGGAGTCTGCAAATGAATTTTGA
- a CDS encoding DUF4926 domain-containing protein, giving the protein MNFELYQRVALNRDLDEYQLKKGDVATLIDFVPHPSNGEQGCVLEVFNATGESIAVVIVPITDIKPLRNHEILSVRSLVEI; this is encoded by the coding sequence ATGAATTTTGAACTATACCAGCGTGTCGCTTTAAATCGGGACTTGGATGAATATCAATTAAAAAAAGGTGATGTAGCAACCTTAATTGATTTTGTCCCTCATCCCAGCAATGGCGAACAAGGATGTGTTCTAGAAGTATTCAATGCAACTGGTGAATCAATCGCTGTTGTCATTGTTCCCATAACTGATATTAAACCACTGCGAAATCACGAAATTTTGAGCGTTCGCTCTTTGGTGGAAATTTAG
- a CDS encoding DUF4231 domain-containing protein produces MRTDGESHKFSREKAITYCKELIEYYKSCRKRFRDAWYGSQAATVILSAATPILILGGAPPVVQAIPPTLASISGGLAVFRWQENWIISKSTQEALEAELIAFEIGVTESYRVTEDKAVDNFITRINTLHLDQVKEWSAVLMRNKLLPKNSDNDLENSTVTQEFKDKF; encoded by the coding sequence GTGAGAACAGATGGAGAAAGCCATAAATTTTCTAGAGAAAAAGCGATTACTTATTGTAAAGAATTAATCGAGTATTACAAAAGTTGCAGGAAAAGGTTTCGTGATGCTTGGTATGGCTCACAGGCTGCTACTGTAATTTTGTCAGCTGCAACTCCTATTCTTATATTAGGAGGTGCGCCACCAGTAGTACAAGCAATTCCTCCTACATTGGCTTCTATTAGTGGTGGTCTAGCGGTATTCCGGTGGCAGGAAAATTGGATAATTAGTAAGTCCACTCAAGAAGCTCTTGAAGCTGAGTTAATAGCTTTTGAGATTGGTGTTACAGAATCTTATCGAGTGACTGAGGACAAAGCAGTTGATAATTTTATAACTCGAATAAACACATTACACTTGGATCAAGTGAAAGAGTGGAGTGCTGTTCTTATGAGAAATAAACTACTTCCTAAAAATAGTGATAATGATCTAGAAAATTCTACTGTGACTCAAGAATTTAAAGACAAATTCTAA
- a CDS encoding tyrosine-type recombinase/integrase, with protein MKVDGNGQGKILSQEELRRLFTEGLLTPRDRALFGICLFTGCRVSEALALQTTDIKSGAITFRKSTTKGKHKTRIVDIPPGLAAILDEYQPHPGAIFPGMRGVTERLTRFMADKILRDACKRIGVEGVSTHSFRRTALTQMSSAGIPLRTIQEISGHSDLGTLQRYLEVTPEQKRKAVSVIGF; from the coding sequence ATGAAAGTAGACGGCAACGGGCAAGGCAAGATATTAAGCCAAGAGGAATTGAGGCGATTGTTCACCGAGGGGTTATTGACCCCACGCGATCGCGCTCTGTTTGGCATCTGCCTATTTACTGGTTGTCGCGTCTCAGAAGCTCTAGCACTACAGACGACTGATATTAAATCTGGTGCTATCACTTTCCGCAAGTCTACCACCAAAGGTAAGCATAAAACCCGGATTGTGGACATCCCACCAGGGCTTGCAGCAATTCTTGACGAATATCAACCCCATCCTGGGGCAATATTCCCAGGTATGCGCGGTGTAACTGAACGTCTGACCCGATTCATGGCAGACAAGATTTTGCGCGATGCCTGCAAGCGGATTGGGGTAGAAGGAGTCAGCACCCACTCGTTTAGGCGAACTGCCCTCACGCAGATGTCGAGCGCGGGGATACCTTTGAGAACTATTCAGGAAATCTCTGGTCACAGTGACCTAGGGACTTTGCAGCGTTATCTGGAGGTTACGCCAGAGCAGAAACGGAAGGCGGTTTCGGTGATTGGTTTTTAG
- a CDS encoding Rho termination factor N-terminal domain-containing protein, with amino-acid sequence MSVSNVGNLMHISMDKISLDERTDAPEFLIKASAKLLIEAGGRNSIPVVVAEIEEDKYKVIGNSFVYAIAKEAQLQRVWCIVTDASERTFNLTKILAGESIPKINLSTATRDEIQSALQYLIEKPNSALKGVNLASATNRIEEAPRQNWTNLDPIIKMKCGITKGKKLDALKEVFYLTPESIPEGDTAEVVTDSDSSLKGLTITQLKDMAKRKGIPGYNKKKKQELITLLLAS; translated from the coding sequence ATGAGCGTAAGCAACGTTGGAAATTTGATGCACATTTCTATGGATAAAATCAGCCTAGATGAGAGAACTGATGCACCAGAATTTCTCATTAAAGCATCTGCAAAATTACTAATTGAAGCAGGGGGACGTAATTCTATCCCAGTGGTTGTGGCAGAAATTGAGGAAGATAAATATAAAGTTATCGGCAATTCATTTGTTTATGCAATTGCTAAAGAAGCGCAATTACAAAGGGTGTGGTGTATTGTCACAGATGCTAGTGAACGAACATTTAATTTAACTAAAATTCTTGCTGGGGAATCAATACCTAAAATTAACCTTTCGACTGCCACTAGAGATGAAATTCAATCCGCTTTACAATACCTTATTGAAAAACCTAATAGTGCGTTAAAAGGTGTAAACCTGGCGAGTGCTACCAATCGTATTGAAGAAGCACCGCGTCAAAACTGGACAAACTTAGATCCTATTATAAAGATGAAATGCGGTATAACCAAAGGTAAAAAACTGGATGCACTCAAAGAGGTTTTTTACCTCACTCCTGAATCTATACCAGAAGGGGATACAGCAGAAGTTGTTACAGATAGTGATAGCTCATTAAAAGGGCTTACAATCACACAACTCAAAGATATGGCTAAACGTAAAGGGATTCCAGGTTACAACAAGAAAAAGAAACAAGAGTTAATTACTTTATTATTAGCAAGTTAA